From a single Eleginops maclovinus isolate JMC-PN-2008 ecotype Puerto Natales chromosome 2, JC_Emac_rtc_rv5, whole genome shotgun sequence genomic region:
- the ehf gene encoding ETS homologous factor: MSVTSSTNLESQLTTTWGPNNSYPDVPLVMSGYTSRLWTRESQPQFWSKYQVWEWLQQVMDMNQIDASNIPLQNFDMDGHQLCSLSYQDFIRAAGSVGPILFHSITDLKWSGQYHVDLGQQELKPELDFSCPFPDVSYPPGEIYDSLTHPLAPVASPTPSSPDIKRSFSHQVKKHNPRGTHLWEFIRDILLNPERNPGLIKWEDRTEGVFRFLKSEAVAQLWGKKKNNSSMTYEKLSRAMRYYYKREILERVDGRRLVYKFGRNARGWRESDK, encoded by the exons ATGAGTGTAACTTCATCCACCAACCTGGAGAGCCAGCTGACAACAACCTGGGGCCCTAACAACTCCTACCCCGATG TTCCTTTGGTGATGTCTGGTTACACAAGTCGCCTGTGGACTCGTGAATCTCAGCCTCAGTTCTGGAGTAAATACCAGGTATGGGAGTGGCTGCAGCAGGTCATGGACATGAACCAGATCGATGCCTCCAACATTCCCCTCCAAAACTTTGATATGGACGGCCATCAGCTGTGCAGCCTGAGCTACCAGGACTTCATCCGTGCTGCCGGCAGCGTGGGACCCATTCTTTTCCACAGCATCACTGATCTCAAGTGGAGCG GGCAGTACCATGTGGATTTAGGACAACAGGAACTCAAACCAGAAT TAGACTTCTCCTGTCCATTTCCAGATGTCAGCTATCCACCTGGAG AAATCTACGATTCCTTAACTCACCCCCTTGCCCCTGTGGCCTCCCCCACCCCGTCCAGCCCTG atATCAAAAGGTCTTTCAGTCATCAGGTCAAGAAACATA ATCCAAGGGGGACACATTTGTGGGAGTTCATCAGGGACATTCTGCTGAACCCAGAGCGAAACCCTGGGCTGATCAAGTGGGAGGATCGGACAGAGGGGGTTTTCCGTTTCCTTAAGTCAGAGGCAGTGGCACAGTTATGGGGCAAGAAGAAGAATAACAGCAGCATGACCTACGAGAAACTAAGCCGGGCAATGAG ATATTACTACAAAAGAGAAATCCTGGAGCGAGTAGACGGTCGCAGACTTGTTTACAAGTTTGGAAGGAATGCAAGAGGATGGAGGGAGTCGGACAAGtga